One genomic region from Nymphaea colorata isolate Beijing-Zhang1983 chromosome 10, ASM883128v2, whole genome shotgun sequence encodes:
- the LOC116263105 gene encoding geraniol 8-hydroxylase-like: MAALCDLVVPCFCILLSFVTFYSLISRKTSNLPPGPVGLPVVGSLFQLGAKPYESLARLSKQYGPLMTLRLGLKTTVVVSSAGMAEEVLLKHDRDLAGRTGLDATNVFNYAESSIAMNQNCPRWRELRRLCNNEMFLPKRLDAMRGLREEKVQALLKHIQTASAAGRPVDIGKCTFSTALNLVSRTVYSEDVVDVESESAGEFKSLVWGLTQSVLKANIADYFPMLSLVDPQGIRRRNKALLKQMFAFLDELIDKRLQSCGAGEGWKKEGEDFLDVLLRLVATPSSGFTRQNIKPILSDIFIAGAETSSITVEWAMAELLRHPDKMAAARSELKQAIGIGRAVQESDIPRLPYLHAIVKETLRLHLPGPLLLPHRADVTVQVAGFTIPKHTQVLINAWAISRDDAYWENPTSFLPERFIGSDVDFKGKHYQFIPFGAGRRICVGIALGERMVHLMLASLLHAFTWELPQGMEPEQLDMEAKDGVTLPKAVPLIVFPSPLMEI; encoded by the exons ATGGCTGCCCTTTGTGATTTGGTGGTACCTTGTTTCTGCATCTTGCTATCCTTTGTCACCTTCTATTCTCTTATTTCCCGGAAAACCAGCAATCTCCCTCCAGGCCCAGTGGGTTTGCCGGTGGTTGGCTCTCTATTCCAACTCGGCGCCAAGCCCTATGAGTCCCTGGCTAGACTCTCCAAGCAGTATGGACCTCTCATGACCCTCCGTCTCGGACTGAAGACCACGGTGGTGGTGTCCTCCGCGGGGATGGCGGAGGAGGTGCTGCTGAAGCACGACCGCGACCTCGCCGGCCGGACTGGACTGGACGCTACCAACGTGTTCAACTACGCCGAGTCGAGCATCGCGATGAACCAAAACTGCCCGAGGTGGCGGGAGCTGAGACGCCTCTGCAACAACGAGATGTTCTTGCCTAAGAGGCTGGACGCCATGAGGGGACTCCGGGAGGAGAAGGTGCAGGCACTCCTCAAGCACATCCAAACGGCATCAGCGGCCGGGCGTCCGGTGGACATCGGCAAGTGTACTTTTTCCACTGCTCTGAATTTGGTGTCGCGTACGGTGTATTCGGAGGACGTTGTGGATGTGGAGTCGGAGTCGGCAGGCGAGTTCAAGAGCCTGGTGTGGGGATTGACACAGTCTGTCTTGAAAGCAAACATAGCCGACTACTTTCCGATGCTGAGCTTGGTTGATCCTCAGGGGATCAGGCGAAGGAACAAGGCTCTTTTGAAGCAAATGTTTGCTTTCCTTGACGAATTGATCGATAAACGATTGCAATCATGTGGCGCTGGAGAAGGGTGGAAGAAGGAGGGCGAGGATTTCTTGGACGTGCTTCTTCGGCTTGTGGCGACCCCAAGCTCGGGGTTCACTAGACAGAACATCAAGCCCATACTTTCG GACATCTTCATTGCTGGCGCAGAGACAAGCAGTATCACAGTAGAATGGGCCATGGCGGAACTACTTCGCCACCCGGACAAGATGGCTGCAGCTAGGTCTGAGCTAAAGCAGGCCATTGGCATCGGCCGCGCCGTCCAAGAGTCGGACATCCCACGGCTGCCTTACTTGCATGCGATCGTGAAAGAGACCCTAAGGCTGCACCTACCTGGTCCTCTTCTCTTACCACACAGAGCAGATGTTACTGTACAGGTTGCCGGGTTCACCATCCCCAAGCACACCCAAGTTCTCATCAATGCATGGGCCATAAGCCGCGATGATGCATATTGGGAAAACCCAACATCCTTCTTGCCAGAGAGATTCATTGGTTCTGACGTAGATTTTAAAGGGAAGCACTACCAATTCATCCCTTTTGGAGCAGGAAGGAGGATATGCGTCGGCATAGCTTTGGGGGAAAGGATGGTTCACTTGATGCTGGCTTCTCTGCTCCATGCCTTTACGTGGGAGCTTCCCCAAGGGATGGAACCAGAGCAACTTGATATGGAGGCCAAGGATGGGGTAACACTGCCGAAAGCCGTGCCTCTTATTGTATTCCCTTCTCCCTTAATGGAGATATGA
- the LOC116263368 gene encoding geraniol 8-hydroxylase-like, whose amino-acid sequence MAALCDLVPWVCILLSFVIFYNLISSKTSKLPPGPVGLPVVGSLFQVGDMPNESLAKLSKRYGPLMSLRLGLTTTVVVSSAEMAEEVLQKHDQDFAGRTILDAVNVCGCPESSIIMNQNCPRWREIRRVCNNELFAPKKLEAMRGLREEKVGVLLKHIHTASVAGRPVNIGQCVFKMALNLMSSTVFSEDVVDLESESMGEFQGLVWGLIEAARKPNVADYFPMLRLVDPQGLRRRVQTLLKQTDAILDELMEKRSQSHGAATEGWKKEREDFLDVLLRLVETPNSGFTRQNVKPIIMDLFVAGTDTSSITVEWAMTELLRHPNKMAAAQSEIKRTVGVDCVVQESDIPRLPYLQAVVKETLRLHPPAPLLMPHRADVTKRLGGFTIPKHTQVVVNAWAIGRDASYWESPTSFLPERFIGSNIDFKGKNFQFIPFGAGRRKCVGMALGHRMVHLVLASLLQAFSWELPHGIEPEQVSVEAKFGITLHKAVPLTVFPSPLINGYVHGSDIL is encoded by the exons ATGGCTGCCCTTTGTGATTTGGTACCTTGGGTCTGCATCTTGCTATCCTTTGTCATCTTCTACAATCTCATTTCCTCGAAAACCAGCAAGCTACCACCAGGCCCGGTGGGTTTGCCGGTGGTCGGCTCCCTGTTCCAGGTTGGCGATATGCCCAATGAGTCTTTGGCTAAGCTCTCCAAACGGTATGGACCCCTAATGAGCCTTCGCCTTGGGTTGACGACCACTGTGGTGGTGTCCTCGGCGGAGATGGCGGAGGAGGTGCTGCAGAAGCACGACCAGGACTTTGCCGGCCGGACCATCTTGGATGCAGTCAATGTGTGCGGCTGCCCCGAGTCGTCCATCATAATGAACCAGAATTGCCCGAGATGGCGGGAAATAAGACGCGTCTGCAATAACGAGTTGTTCGCGCCTAAGAAGCTGGAGGCCATGAGGGGACTCCGGGAGGAGAAGGTGGGAGTGCTCCTCAAACACATCCACACGGCATCGGTGGCCGGACGTCCGGTCAACATCGGTCAGTGCGTCTTCAAAATGGCTCTCAACTTGATGTCCAGTACAGTGTTCTCGGAGGACGTGGTGGATTTGGAATCGGAGTCGATGGGAGAGTTCCAGGGCTTGGTCTGGGGGTTGATAGAGGCAGCCAGGAAGCCGAACGTTGCTGATTACTTTCCGATGCTAAGATTGGTGGATCCTCAGGGCCTTAGAAGGCGAGTTCAGACTCTCTTAAAGCAAACGGATGCTATCCTTGACGAATTGATGGAGAAGCGATCCCAGTCGCATGGCGCTGCAACAGAAGGgtggaagaaagagagggaggattTCTTGGACGTGCTGCTCCGACTTGTGGAGACCCCAAACTCCGGCTTCACTAGACAGAACGTCAAGCCCATCATCATG GACCTCTTTGTCGCTGGAACCGACACAAGCAGCATTACAGTGGAATGGGCCATGACAGAACTGCTTCGCCACCCGAACAAGATGGCTGCAGCTCAGTCCGAGATAAAACGGACGGTCGGCGTGGATTGTGTCGTCCAGGAGTCGGACATCCCACGGCTCCCTTACTTGCAGGCAGTCGTGAAAGAGACCCTAAGGCTACACCCACCTGCTCCCTTGCTCATGCCACACCGAGCAGATGTCACCAAACGGCTTGGTGGGTTCACCATCCCCAAACACACGCAGGTGGTTGTCAATGCTTGGGCTATCGGCCGCGATGCTTCCTACTGGGAAAGCCCGACGTCTTTTTTGCCGGAGAGATTTATCGGTTCGAACATTGATTTTAAAGGAAAGAACTTCCAATTCATCCCCTTCGGAGCAGGAAGGAGAAAGTGCGTCGGCATGGCTTTGGGGCACCGAATGGTTCACTTGGTACTCGCTTCTTTGCTGCAGGCCTTTTCATGGGAGCTTCCCCACGGGATCGAACCAGAGCAAGTTAGCGTAGAGGCCAAGTTTGGGATAACACTACATAAAGCTGTACCTCTTACAGTGTTCCCATCTCCTTTAATTAATGGATATGTACATGGTTCTGATATCTTGTGA